Proteins encoded together in one Benincasa hispida cultivar B227 chromosome 1, ASM972705v1, whole genome shotgun sequence window:
- the LOC120086863 gene encoding protein LOW PSII ACCUMULATION 2, chloroplastic, translated as MALQILHHSPSSFTRKPYHLPNPSLNFPSKPKFIITSQNPSESEKPISKNVDDAPLATSSKPSSSSPQGFGSSSSQSTTTSKSSPKAVKQKGKRQRASIIRRSPVEKPVFVGKVDEEAAKEQSRNESYFLLTWLGLGAVILVEGIVLAASGFLPEEWDKFFVKYLYPSFTPTVSLFVAGTVAYGVLKYLQNEKIKDEKS; from the exons ATGGCGCTACAAATACTCCACCATTCTCCCTCTTCTTTCACCAGAAAACCCTATCATCTTCCCAACCCATCTCTCAATTTTCCTTCTAAACCTAAATTCATCATCACATCCCAGAACCCGTCTGAATCTGAGAAGCCCATTTCGAAAAATGTTGATGATGCTCCACTTGCGACTTCATCCAAGCCATCTAGCTCATCGCCTCAAGGTTTCGGCTCTTCATCGTCTCAATCGACGACCACGAGCAAATCAAGTCCAAAGGCTGTAAAGCAGAAGGGTAAGCGGCAGAGGGCATCCATTATTCGGCGCTCTCCCGTGGAGAAACCGGTGTTTGTTGGAAAAGTAGATGAAGAGGCAGCTAAGGAACAGAGTAGGAACGAGAGCTATTTTCTTCTTACTTGGTTAGGTCTTGGCGCTGTGATTCTCGTCGAGGGGATAGTGCTTGCGGCATCTG GTTTCTTACCAGAAGAGTGGGACAAGTTCTTCGTCAAATATTTGTATCCTTCCTTCACACCAACCGTCTCTCTGTTTGTTGCTGGAACTGTTGCATACGGAGTTTTGAAGTATCTTCAgaatgagaaaataaaagatgagAAATCATAA